The DNA window GAAGATCGCCAAGATCACCTTCCGTGAGATTCCCGATCAGTCGACCGCATTCCTCGAATTGAAGACAGGCGGCGTCGACGTGCTGCTTGGCGTGCCCACCGATTTCCTGTCTATCATCAAGAGCGAAAAGGCCGCCACCATCATCACCATGCCTGGAACCGGCATCAATTACATGCCGATCAATACGTCCGTGGCACCATTCACCGACATCAAGGTCCGCCAGGCCACAGCCTTGGCGATCAACCAGAAGGCCATCCTCGACAGCGTCTATGCCGGCGTCGGCCAGGAAGCACACAACTTCCTGATCAGCTCGCTTCCTGAATCCCAGGTCAAGCCCGGCCTCGACGTCAGTTTCGACCTGGCCAAGGCCAATGCGCTGCTCGACGAAGCCGGATGGAAAAGGGCCGACGACGGCGTGCGCGCCAAGGACGGCCAACCGCTGAAGGTCAAGCTCTTCACGCAAAACGATACGGAGTTCAAGCGGCTTACCCAGGTCGTGCAGGCGCAGCTCAAGGATATCGGCATGGATGCCGAGATCACCGTGCTCGATTCCAGCACGATCCGCGACGAGTACAAGAAGAACAACCATCAGCTCGCCGTGCGCGGCTACGACTGGAACAACGCCGACATCCTCGACTGGTTCTTCAGCGGCGCGCGGCTCGGCTACCCGAACATCTCGATGTGGAAAGACGCCAAATCCGACGAACTGAACAAGACCGCCATGACCAACTCGAAGACTTCGGCCGAGCGGATCGCGAATTTCAGGACCTATCACGAATATCTTCTGTCCCAGTTCCTGTTCGTGCCGATCTACCAGCCGGCAACCAATATCGCCTTCAACCCCAAGACGGTGAGCGTTCCAGAAAAGGTGCGCGGCCCGCGTTTCCGGTCGCAGACCATCATGGACATGCAGGTCCTGCAGTAACCAGCGCTACCGGCGCTTGACCAACAGTGAAGCACCGGAGGAGCCGGGATGATCATCAAATACACGCTGCAACGTCTGCTGATGCTCATTCCGGTGTCCCTGTCGATTTCGGTCGTAATCTTCCTGGTCGTTCATCTCCTGCCCGGTGATCCGATCGACAACCTCATGCGCGTCGGCTCGTCTCCGGAGGACCGGCTCGCAATGACCGTGAAATACGGGCTCGACCGGACGCTGGTCGAGCAATACCTGCTGTGGATCAGGAGCATCCTGAGCGGAGATTTCGGCGAGGCAATCGTACTGCGCCGCCCGGTTTCGGCCCTGATCCGGCAGAACCTGCCCTACAGCCTGACACTTGGCGCCCTGGCCTTCGCCTTCTCTTCGATCGTCGGCATGATCGCCGGCACCGTCTCCGCGGTTGCCAAGAACCCGATCGTGGAACAGGTGGTCAAGGCTTTCATCCTGCTCGGTTCGACGGTGCCCAGCTTCTGGCTGGCGCTGCTGATGATCCTGCTGTTTTCGGTGACGCTCGGCTGGTTTCCGGTCTCCGGCGCCAAGACCTGGACGGCTCTTGTCCTTCCGGTCCTCACGATCGGTTTCGGCGGCGTCGCGCTGGTGGCCCGTGTCACCCGCGTGGCGCTGGTCGAGATCGCACGCCAGGATTTTGTCACGCTTTTGCACGCGAAGGGGCTGTCCCGCTCGACCATCCTGTTTCGCCATCTGCTGCCGCACGCCTTTCTGCCGGTCGTCACGATCCTGGCCCTGCGCATTGGCTGGATCCTCGGCGGCGCGGTCACCGTCGAATTCGTTTTCGGCCGGCCCGGCCTCGGCAGCCTGCTTATCCGTGCGCTCGGTCAGCGCGATTATCCCGTCGTGCAGGGATGCCTGCTCATGCTGGCACTTGCCGTGATGCTCGGAACGCTGATCGGCGACGTCGCCCAGGCCGCACTGGACCCCCGTGTCAGGGAAGCCACCACATGAACGCATTGGCTCAATCCGGCGTCGGTCGCGCCTTCACCACGCCGCTCGGCCTGTTTTCGGGCGGCTATATCCTGATCCTCCTGGTGGTCGCGCTGACCGCGCCATGGATCACGCCCTTCGATGTCACCATCCAGGATCTGGCCAACAGCAACGCCGCGCCGGGTTGGCCGCATCTGATGGGCACCGATGAATTCGGCCGCGATGTCCTCTCGCGCGTCATGTACGGCGCACGCACCTCGCTGTCGGTCAGCGCAACAGCCATCGGTTTCTCGATGATCGTGGGGATGGCGCTCGGCGCCGCCGCCGGCTATTTCGGTGGCCTCTTCGAACGCGCCGTGATGACGGTCGTCGATCTGACATGGTCGTTTCCCGACATCCTGATCGCGCTCATGCTGGTGGCGATCATCGGCCCCGGCCTGTCCAGCACGATGTTCGCCATAGCCGTCGCCTACCTGGCGCAATTCACCCGGCTGACCCGGGCGCAAATCGTCCAGCTGAAGCGCGAGACGTTCATTGAGGCAACCATCAACCTGGGTGCCACGCCCGCCCACATCCTGTCGCGCCACCTGCTGCCTAACGCCGTTGCGCCAGTCATCGTGGTCGGCATGCTCGCCATCGGCGACGGCATCATCCTGGAGGCGACGCTCGGCTTCTTCGGCCTTGGCGCGCAGCCACCCACGCCAAGCTGGGGTGCCATGATGAGCAGCGGCACCGCGCAGCTTTTCCTGGCACCTTGGGTCATCATCTTTCCCGGCCTCGTCGTTGCCGCAACCGTGATTGCCATCAACCTGTTCGGTGATGCGTTGATCCGGGCACTCGACATCCGCGAACGGCTGCGCGGAACATGAGCACGATCCTGAAAGTAGAAGCTCTGCGCGTTGCGATCGGCGCACTCACGCCATTGTCCAGCGTATCTTTTTCGCTCAAAAAAGGTGAGACGCTGGGACTGGTTGGCGAATCCGGATCGGGAAAATCGTTGACCGCCATGGCCATCATGGGGCTGCTGCCGCTGATCGGCGGGCGCATCACCGGCGGCTCGGTGGTCTTTGACGGCGGCGATTTGACCACTTTGCCTGAACCGGCCTACCGGAAACTGCGTGGTGGCCGCATTGGCCTGATCACGCAGAATCCGATGACGTCGCTCGACCCTCTGAAAAAGGTCGGACCGCAGATCGATGTCGTGGCACGGCTGCATCTTGGCCTGGACAAATCCGCCGCACGCAACCGCACCGTCGAACTGCTTGGCGAACTGCGGATTCCGGAACCGGCTTCCATCTATCACCTTTACCCCCACCAATTGTCCGGCGGCATGAAGCAGCGCATCGTCATCGCCATGGCGCTTGCCGCCGACCCTGACCTGCTGATCGCCGATGAACCGACCACAGCGCTGGACGTCACCGTCCAGGCGCAGATCATCCGATTGTTGAGCGACCTGATCCGCGACCGGGGTCTAAGCATGGTGCTGATTACCCACGATATGAGCGTTGTTGCCCAAGCCTGCGACAAGGTCGTTGTGATGTATGCCGGGACCGCGGTCGAATACGGAACGGTCGCGGCGATTTTCGATGATCCGCGCCATCCCTATACAAAGGCACTGATCGGCTGCATCCCGCGCGGATTGGCGGGTGCACAGCGCTTGAAGGGTATCGAGGGTACCGTCCCAAGCGTCGCCCACTATCCGCAGGGTTGCCGCTTTCATCCGCGTTGCCCGCGTGCCGAGGCAATCTGCGCTGCCGTGTCGCCACCTTTCATAGCCAGCCGTGATGGCGCTGCCGCATGCCATTTTGCAGGAGCGGTCGGATGAGTGCGTTCCTGGAAGTCAGCAGCCTGTCCAAACGATACAGCAGCAAGCGCGGCCTGTTCGGCGCGGCCCGCTCGATGTACGCGGTCAACGACGTGTCGTTCCGGATGACGAAGGGCCGGGTTGTCGGCGTCGTCGGTGAATCTGGCTGTGGAAAATCCACGCTCGCACGCCTCATCCTGCGCCTGATCGAGCCATCGAGCGGTGCGGTCCGTTTCGATGGGCTGGATTTGCTGAAGCAGCGCCCGCGCGAGATGCGCCGTCTGCGCGCCCGCATGCAGATGGTGTTCCAGGACCCCTATTCGGCGATCGACCCTCGCTACACCGTTGCCGACGCGGTGATGGAGCCGTTCCAGATCCAGGGGGTACGCCTTTCGTCAGCCGCGAGATCCGACATGATCAGCGGCTTGCTGACCATGGTCGGGCTCAACCCTCAGACAGCATCGAGCTACCCGCATCAGCTGTCGGGCGGCCAGAAGCAGCGCATCGGCATCGCCCGTGCGCTTGCGCTGAAGCCCGCGCTTCTGGTGCTGGACGAACCGACGGCCTCGCTGGACGTCTCGATCCAGGCCCAGATCGTTGGCCTGCTCGAACGGCTGCAGGAAGAGATGAGCCTGACCTACCTGTTCATTTCCCATGACCTCGCGCTGGTAAAGTATTTCTGCGACGAAGTGCTGGTGATGTATCTCGGCCGCGTCGTCGAGGCATTGCCCGATACCGACGCGCCGGCGCGCCATCCCTATACCAGAACGCTGCTCGACAGCACGTTCCAGCCCGATCCGAAGCTGCGCCGCCGGATCGAGCCCCTGGTCGGAGAGGTGCCGAGCCCCTTCGATCTTGGGCCGGGCTGCACCTTCGCGGCGCGCTGCCCAAGGGCGAGCGAACGTTGCCGGGTGGAGACGCCGCTCCTGGCCGCTTCCGGAGGAGGCCACGCCGTAGCCTGCCACCATCCGGACTGATCCACGCGCCGAATTGCCGCCCCTTTGCGGTTGCCGCGCCCGAACCCATGCATCCCTGGAGCAACTTATGACCTTCAAAGTCCTGACCGCGGAAATCTACCACGAGACCAACACGTTCAGCCGTCATCCGACCGACGAGCAGGCGTTTCGCGACCGCTATTTTCTGGCGGGAGCGGAAGCCATCGCCCAGCGGCGCGACGCCAACACCGAGCTTGCCGGTTTCCTCGATGTGGGACGTGCTCATGGCTGGCAGGTCGAGCATGTGCTGAGTTCCGCCGCGGGTCCAAGCGGCAGGGTCACACGCGCTGCGTTCGACTGGTTATGCGAACCATTGATCGCTTCCGCTAAAGTTGGAGATTTCGACGGGATCCTGCTTGGACTGCACGGCGCCATGGTCCCCGACGTTTGCGAGGACGGCGAAGGCGAACTGCTTCAACGCCTGCGTGCCGTGGTCGGCCAGGCCGTGCCGATTGCCATTACGCTTGACCCGCACGCCAATGTCAGCCGGCGGATGTGCGAGCTCGCCGATATCATCGTCGCCTTCAAGACCTATCCTCACGTCGACATGCGTGAGATCGGCCGGCAGGCCGGCGAAATCCTGCAGCGCACGATGGCCGGCGAGATCAAGCCGCGCACGATCAGCGCCAGGCGACCCATGCTCGAGGAGGTCAATGGCGGGCGCACCGACATCGGTCCGATGCTCGAACGGCTCGCATCCGCGCGGACCTACGAAGCACAAGCCGACGTGTTTGCCGTCAGCATCAATGGCGGCTTCGCCAGCGCCGATATCGCCGAGATCGGGCCGACCGTTCTGGTCACCGGCCAAGGCGATTTCGATGCGCACCAGGCGTTCGCCGAAACGATCGCCGACGATATCTGGGAGAGACGCCACGAGGTGCTGAACGCGTATATCAGCGTCGAAACGGCGGCAGCCGTCGCTGTGGCACACAAGTCAGACGATGGCCCACTTGTCATCGCCGATTATGCCGACAATCCCGGCGGTGGCGGCTATGGCGACGCGACCAGTCTGCTGAAGGCCCTGCTCGAAGCAGGCGTGACCGACGCCTGCTTCGGTCCGATGGTCGATGGCGAGGCTGCGGCGGCCTTGCATGGGTCGGCCGTTGGCGAACGCGTCGAGATCGCGCTCGGCGGCAAGACCGACGCCCGCTTCGGCGGCGGTCCGCTTAAGCTCAATGCCGAAATCGTGGCGCTGAGCGATGGCCACTTCGTCGGCGACGGGCCGATGATCGGCGGACTCCCCGGTAATTTCGGGAGGAGCGCGGTGCTGCGCGTCGACGGCATCGAAATCCTGGTCGTGACCATCGCCCAGCAGATGCTCGATCTCCAACAGTTCAGGGCATTCGGCATCGACCCGGCGGCAAAGCGGGTGGTCGCATTGAAATCCATGCAGCACTTCCGTGCCGCATTCGCGCCGATTGCCGGCAAGATCATCGTCTGCGACAGTGGCGCGCTTTGCACGCCTCACTACGAACGGATGCCGTACCGGAATGTACCGCGGCCGATCTTTCCACTCGATCGGGAATGACGGCACCAACAGGAGGCTGAGCTTACCTGATCAAGGAAGCGCTTTCCCGCGCGCAAACGCCAGCCAACTTGGAGCCATGCATTCTTTTCGCACACTCATTCAGGATAAGTTGTCGGTTTCCAGATGTGGGTGGAAATGATGTCCCGCAGTTCCGTGCGCACCGCACGGAAGAGTGGGCGAAAGTTCGAGGACATGGGTCGCTGCGACGAGGTCGCGAGGATCAGCTGTCGGGTAATCGGCGGGTCGAATGGCCAGACCTCGATGCGGCCAGCCTCAACAAGGAGATGGACGGAAGCATAGGGCAGAACCGTATAGCCAGTGCCCTCCTCGACCAGAAGCAAGGTTGAAGGCATTGCCTCCAGCTCCATCTCGACACGGGGATAGATGCCATGCTCCGCCAGGGTGTTGTCGATAAGCCGCCGCAGCCCGTGCGGGCGGCTGGGCAGGATCATCGGCAGCTCGGCGAAGATGTTGAGGCCGACCGGCCCGCGCGGCAGCACGCGCTCGGACAAGACCGGTCCGATCAGAAACAGCTCGTCATCGGCCAGCGGTTCGGTCAGCACGGACGGATGGTTCGGCGAATTGTAGAGCACGGCGGCATCGATGCGGCCGGCAATCAGCCATTCCAGGATATGGCCGCTGAAGCCTTCGATCACCTGCAACGCGACATTGGGAAACTCGTTCTTGATCTTCTTGACCAGCGGCACCGTCAGAACGGTGCCGACCGAAGGCGGCACGGCCAGAACCAACCTCCCCTTCGGCGAGGATTTGAGGTTCGAGACCGCATTCTGCGCCAGCCGCATCCGCTCGACGATCTCGTCGGCATGGGCCTTCAGAAGCACGCCCGCCTCGGTCAGCACGACACCGCGGCCGTTGCGATAGAACAGCTCGACGCCAAGCTCCTCCTCCAGCCCGCGAATATGGCGCGTGACCATCGGCTGGGTGACGTTGAGGTCCAGCGCGGCCTTCGAGAAGCTGCCGGCCGCACCGACGGCGATGAATACCTGTAGCTGCTTCGTGTCCAACTCTCACCCCAACCGTCCGCTGCTGCAGAGCTTCCAGCCTGACCCAGTGGTGTCCGTGTCACATGCCGAACGGGTACTTCTGGCCTCGGACATTCAGGAACACGGCATAGACCGACGTTGTCGCCGTGATGAACAGCCGATTGTTGCGCGGCCCACCAAAGGCCAGGTTCGCAACCATTTCCGGCACCTGAATTTTCCCGATGAGCTCACCTTCGGGCGTATGGCACTGTACGCCATCCCATGCGCTGATCCAGAGATTGCCCGTAACATCAACGCGAAAACCATCCGGAATGCCAGGCGATATGTCGGCGAAGATGCGGGAATTTACCAACCTGTCGCCATCAACGTCAAACTGCCTGACGTGATGCGGGGCGCTGCGGTCGGTGAGGAAGCCGGAGTCCGAAATATAAAGGCGCTTCTCGTCGGGCGAGAAGGCGAGCCCGTTCGGCATGGAGAAATCATCGGCAACGACGGTGATTGCTCCCGAGCCGGGATCGATCCTGTAGACGCGGCAGCCCGGTTGCTCCTGCAGGCCCTTGCGCCCGACATAGTCCGAAATGATCCCGTAATTTGGGTCGGTGAACCAGATGCTGCCGTCGGACTTCACGACCACATCGTTCGGCGAGTTCAACGGCTTGCCATCGAAAGAGGAGGCCAGCACGGTGATCGCGCCGTCCCATTCGGTGCGCACGACGCGACGCTCCCCCTGCATGCAGGTGACCAGCCTTCCATTGCGGTCGCGTGTATTGCCGTTGGGGTTGGAGACATGGCCGCGGAAAAGCGAAACCGCCCCTGTCTCCTCGTCCCAGCGCAGCATCCGGTCGTTGGGAATATCGCTCCAGATCAGCGAGCGGAGGTCGGCGAAATAGACCGGCCCCTCCGCCCAGCGATTTCCCGTATGGATGGTTTCGAGGAATGCGACCGGATCGATCAGATCCCCGAACCGCGCGTCGATCGTCTCGTAGCAGGACATCGACCGTCTCACCTATGGCAGCCGGATCGCGACGGTCTTGGTCTCGGTGTAGAGCTGGAGCGCCTGCTCGCCAAGTTCGCGCCCCCAGCCCGATTGCTTGAAACCGCCGAACGGCATGGTGACGTCATTGAAGTTGTGGCAGTTCACCCAGACCGTGCCGGATTTGATCTTCGCGGCCAGCCGATGCGCGGCGCCCAGATTGTTGGTCCAGATCGATGCGGCGAGGCCATATTCCGTGTCGTTGGCATCCTTGGCGAGTTTGTCCAGGTCCTCGTCGTCGAAGGGCATCGCGCAAGCCACCGGCCCGAATATCTCTTCGCGGATCACCGACATGTCCGGCCGCGTCCTGGAAATGACCGTCGGCTTGACGAAATAGCCAACGTCGCCGGCGCGCGCGCCACCGGTGACGATTTCAGCACCGTCGTTCCTGCCTTCCGAGATCAGCCTGGTGATGCGTTCCATCTGCTGCTGAGAGACGACAGGTCCGAGCTCGGTCGCAGGATCAAGCCCGGCGCCTAGCTTCAGCGCCTCGGCGCGCCCGGCAATGCCGGACATGACCTTGTCGTAGATTGTCTTGTGAACGAAGAAACGCGTTCCCGCGCCGCAGCTCTGGCCGGCATTGAAGAATGCCGCGCTCGAGGCGCCGGCCACCGCCATGTCGATATCGGCATCGCCCAGCACGATGGTTGGCGCCTTGCCGCCAAGCTCGAGGCTGACCTTCTTGAGATTGCCGGTCGCGGCGCGCGCGATCAACCGGCCGACTTCGGTCGAACCGGTGAACGCCACCTTGTCGATATCGGGATGGGCCGCCATCGCCGCGCCAACCGTTTCGCCAAAGCCGGTCAGGATGTTGACCACACCTTCCGGAAAGCCGGCGTCCTGGACCAGCTTGCCGAAGTAGAGTGCTCCGAGGGGCGTCTGCTCGGCCGGCTTGAGCACGATGGTGCAGCCGGCCGCCAGTGCCGGCGCCACCTTCCAGGCGAGCATGCTGAGCGGGAAATTCCAAGGGATGATCTGGCCGACGACGCCGACCGGCTCGCGGCGGGTGTAGGCGTGCCAGTCACCCGGCGCGTTGACGGTCATCGTCTCGCCATTGATCTTGGTGGCCCACCCCGCATAGTAGCGGAACGTCTCGGCCGTGAACGGCACCTCGCCGTTGCGGGAATCGCCGATCGGCTTGCCGCTCTCATAGGAATTGAGCGTTGCCAGCATATCGACATTGGCGTCGATCAGATCGGCGAGTTTCCAGATCAGCCTGGCGCGCTCGGCTGGCACCATTTTCGACCAAGGACCATCGATCGCCGTTCGCGCGGCCCTGACCGCCAGATCGACATCGGCGCCATCGCCGGCTGGCACCCGCGCGATGACCCGGCCGTTCGAGGGATCGATGACGTCGAGCGACTGTCCGGAGGCCGCCGGCAGCCATGCGCCGCCGATCAGCATCGCATGCTTGCCGCCGACGAACGCCGCCACCTTGGGATCGAGTGGCGGCACGGCATCGAAACGTATGTTCATGATTTCCTCCGAACGGTCTCTTCGATCAGCGCTGGACGAACGGCGCGGGAATGGAATTCCCGGCATCGATCCAGATGCTCTTTTCCTGAAGATATTCGTAGATGGCGGTCTGGCCGTTCTCCCGGCCGATGCCCGACTGCTTGTAGCCGCCGAAAGGCGAGAGATAGCTGGTGGCGCGGTACATGTTGACCCACACGCTGCCGGCCTCGAGCCGCTCGGGCAGGCGGATTGCGCGGCCGAGGTCCTGCGTCCACATCCCGGCCGCGAGCCCGTAGATGGTGTCGTTGGCGATGGCCACCGCCTCGTCCTCATCCTCGAAGGGAATGACCGACAGCACCGGTCCGAAGACCTCTTCCTGGGCGATGCGCATGGACTGCTTCACGTTACCGAAGATCGTCGGTTCCACGAACCAGCCGTCGGCAATCGATTTGTCCTCGGGTATCTTGCCGCCGAGCAGTTGCGCGGCGCCCTCACCGTTGGCGATACTGATGTAGTCGAGCACTTTCGCGCGCTGCGGCAAAGTGGTGATCGGACCAACCTGGGTCTCGGGATCGAGCGGATCGCCAATCCTCGCGGTCTTTGCGAAGGCGACCAGCTTCTCCGTCACCTGGTCGTAGACGGAGCGCTGCACAAGCGCGCGCGAGCCAGCGATGCAGGTCTGCCCGGTCGCGGCGAAGATACCGGAAACGAGGCCGGGGATGGCGGCATCCATCTTGGCGTCGGCGAAAACGATGTTGGCGGATTTACCGCCGAGTTCGAGCGTGACCTTCTTGAGCCCGCCGGCGGCAGCCTGATAGACGCGACGGCCGGTTGCATCACCACCGGTGAACGCCACTTTCGCGACATCGGGATGCGTGACGAGGCGGTCGCCGATTTCATGGCCGAAGCCGGTGACGATGTTGACGACGCCCTTGGGAAAGCCCGCCTTCTCGAAAAGCCGGCCGAAGAACAATGCCGACACCGAGGAGAATTCCGACGGCTTCCAGACGATCGTGTTGCCGGCCGCGAGCGCCGGGGCAAGCTTCCACGTCGCCAGCATCAAGGGCGAGTTCCACGGCGTGATCGCGGCCACGACCCCGAGCGGCTCGCGGCGCGTGTAGTTGAACACGCCCGGCTTGTCGATCGGGATCACACGCCCCTCGATCTTGTCGGCAAGGCCGCCAAAGAAGCGGAACCATTGCGGAATGTATTTGCACTGCATCCGCATTTCATTGATCAGCTTGCCGTTGTCGCGGGTTTCGAGAACGGCCAGGTTTTCTGCCTCCTCCGCCACGAGATCGGCAAAGCGCGTCATGATCTGCCCACGCGCGCTTGGGGTCATCGTCCGCCACTCGCCGCGGAACGCGGCGGCGGCTGCCTGAACGGCCGCATCGACATCGGCTACGCCGGCGCGCGGAACGAGCGCCCAGGCCTTGCCGGTGAAGGGATCGAAGGATTCGAAATAGTCCCCCGACTGCGCGGCCGCCGAGCGGCCGCCGATCAGCATCGAGAGCTTTTCCGTGGCCAGCGGCGGACGGGTTGTCATGCTCCGACTTCCTGCATGGCTTCGCGCGCCACTCGGAAGGAATCGACACCTGCGGGCACGCCGGCATAGATCACGACCTGTAGAAGAACTTCGCGGATTTCGTCTTTGGTCACACCGTTGGTCAGCGCGCCCTTCACATGCATCTTCAGCTCGTGCGGACGATTGAGCGCGGAAAGCATGGCGAGGTTCAGCATGCTGCGGGTCTTCTTGTCGAGCGTGTCACGGCCCCAGACAGCGCCCCAGCAATATTCCGTCACGAGCTCCTGCAGCGGACGATTGAAATCGTCGGCGCTGGCGAAGGATTTCTCGACGAATTCGGCGCCCAGAACCGATTTGCGGATTTCAAAACCCTTGTCGAACACGTCTTTGCTCATCGGATGGTCCTTTCCAGTTGATTGGGAGATCAAAGGCCGGGTGTCGGCCGATATTTGCGGCCGCGCGCGACCACCTGGCCGAGCGAGCCGTCGGTCAGGTAGATCTGCGTCGCCTTGGAATCGTAGGGGACGTTCTCCTGGCCGGGATAGCCGATCAGCTCGCGCACGCGCGGGCTCATATAGTAGGTGGCGATGGCAATCGTTGTGATCGCCGAGAAGGCTTCGCCATCCTCCTTGTTGAGGC is part of the Mesorhizobium loti genome and encodes:
- a CDS encoding ABC transporter substrate-binding protein, translated to MRTMTKAFLSGSALLSAGLFMTSLPSTAMAQEATFALPAGELGATSYNPVTSSNLNSATSLIYDRLIEQDADQSFHPHLATSWQESPDGMTWEFKLHPDVKFHDGEPFNAETIAAWIPTFAGTENAFMVEAIDKVVVVDPLTVKFVMKRPEPNMLYNLASSFMGVPSPKSYKALGKDYGVTTAVGTGPFKLESFSIGLETVLVRNDDYAWDSDLSVNQGAAKIAKITFREIPDQSTAFLELKTGGVDVLLGVPTDFLSIIKSEKAATIITMPGTGINYMPINTSVAPFTDIKVRQATALAINQKAILDSVYAGVGQEAHNFLISSLPESQVKPGLDVSFDLAKANALLDEAGWKRADDGVRAKDGQPLKVKLFTQNDTEFKRLTQVVQAQLKDIGMDAEITVLDSSTIRDEYKKNNHQLAVRGYDWNNADILDWFFSGARLGYPNISMWKDAKSDELNKTAMTNSKTSAERIANFRTYHEYLLSQFLFVPIYQPATNIAFNPKTVSVPEKVRGPRFRSQTIMDMQVLQ
- a CDS encoding ABC transporter permease encodes the protein MIIKYTLQRLLMLIPVSLSISVVIFLVVHLLPGDPIDNLMRVGSSPEDRLAMTVKYGLDRTLVEQYLLWIRSILSGDFGEAIVLRRPVSALIRQNLPYSLTLGALAFAFSSIVGMIAGTVSAVAKNPIVEQVVKAFILLGSTVPSFWLALLMILLFSVTLGWFPVSGAKTWTALVLPVLTIGFGGVALVARVTRVALVEIARQDFVTLLHAKGLSRSTILFRHLLPHAFLPVVTILALRIGWILGGAVTVEFVFGRPGLGSLLIRALGQRDYPVVQGCLLMLALAVMLGTLIGDVAQAALDPRVREATT
- a CDS encoding ABC transporter permease — translated: MNALAQSGVGRAFTTPLGLFSGGYILILLVVALTAPWITPFDVTIQDLANSNAAPGWPHLMGTDEFGRDVLSRVMYGARTSLSVSATAIGFSMIVGMALGAAAGYFGGLFERAVMTVVDLTWSFPDILIALMLVAIIGPGLSSTMFAIAVAYLAQFTRLTRAQIVQLKRETFIEATINLGATPAHILSRHLLPNAVAPVIVVGMLAIGDGIILEATLGFFGLGAQPPTPSWGAMMSSGTAQLFLAPWVIIFPGLVVAATVIAINLFGDALIRALDIRERLRGT
- a CDS encoding ABC transporter ATP-binding protein, whose protein sequence is MSTILKVEALRVAIGALTPLSSVSFSLKKGETLGLVGESGSGKSLTAMAIMGLLPLIGGRITGGSVVFDGGDLTTLPEPAYRKLRGGRIGLITQNPMTSLDPLKKVGPQIDVVARLHLGLDKSAARNRTVELLGELRIPEPASIYHLYPHQLSGGMKQRIVIAMALAADPDLLIADEPTTALDVTVQAQIIRLLSDLIRDRGLSMVLITHDMSVVAQACDKVVVMYAGTAVEYGTVAAIFDDPRHPYTKALIGCIPRGLAGAQRLKGIEGTVPSVAHYPQGCRFHPRCPRAEAICAAVSPPFIASRDGAAACHFAGAVG
- a CDS encoding ATP-binding cassette domain-containing protein; its protein translation is MSAFLEVSSLSKRYSSKRGLFGAARSMYAVNDVSFRMTKGRVVGVVGESGCGKSTLARLILRLIEPSSGAVRFDGLDLLKQRPREMRRLRARMQMVFQDPYSAIDPRYTVADAVMEPFQIQGVRLSSAARSDMISGLLTMVGLNPQTASSYPHQLSGGQKQRIGIARALALKPALLVLDEPTASLDVSIQAQIVGLLERLQEEMSLTYLFISHDLALVKYFCDEVLVMYLGRVVEALPDTDAPARHPYTRTLLDSTFQPDPKLRRRIEPLVGEVPSPFDLGPGCTFAARCPRASERCRVETPLLAASGGGHAVACHHPD
- a CDS encoding M81 family metallopeptidase, producing MTFKVLTAEIYHETNTFSRHPTDEQAFRDRYFLAGAEAIAQRRDANTELAGFLDVGRAHGWQVEHVLSSAAGPSGRVTRAAFDWLCEPLIASAKVGDFDGILLGLHGAMVPDVCEDGEGELLQRLRAVVGQAVPIAITLDPHANVSRRMCELADIIVAFKTYPHVDMREIGRQAGEILQRTMAGEIKPRTISARRPMLEEVNGGRTDIGPMLERLASARTYEAQADVFAVSINGGFASADIAEIGPTVLVTGQGDFDAHQAFAETIADDIWERRHEVLNAYISVETAAAVAVAHKSDDGPLVIADYADNPGGGGYGDATSLLKALLEAGVTDACFGPMVDGEAAAALHGSAVGERVEIALGGKTDARFGGGPLKLNAEIVALSDGHFVGDGPMIGGLPGNFGRSAVLRVDGIEILVVTIAQQMLDLQQFRAFGIDPAAKRVVALKSMQHFRAAFAPIAGKIIVCDSGALCTPHYERMPYRNVPRPIFPLDRE
- a CDS encoding LysR family transcriptional regulator, with the protein product MDTKQLQVFIAVGAAGSFSKAALDLNVTQPMVTRHIRGLEEELGVELFYRNGRGVVLTEAGVLLKAHADEIVERMRLAQNAVSNLKSSPKGRLVLAVPPSVGTVLTVPLVKKIKNEFPNVALQVIEGFSGHILEWLIAGRIDAAVLYNSPNHPSVLTEPLADDELFLIGPVLSERVLPRGPVGLNIFAELPMILPSRPHGLRRLIDNTLAEHGIYPRVEMELEAMPSTLLLVEEGTGYTVLPYASVHLLVEAGRIEVWPFDPPITRQLILATSSQRPMSSNFRPLFRAVRTELRDIISTHIWKPTTYPE
- a CDS encoding SMP-30/gluconolactonase/LRE family protein is translated as MSCYETIDARFGDLIDPVAFLETIHTGNRWAEGPVYFADLRSLIWSDIPNDRMLRWDEETGAVSLFRGHVSNPNGNTRDRNGRLVTCMQGERRVVRTEWDGAITVLASSFDGKPLNSPNDVVVKSDGSIWFTDPNYGIISDYVGRKGLQEQPGCRVYRIDPGSGAITVVADDFSMPNGLAFSPDEKRLYISDSGFLTDRSAPHHVRQFDVDGDRLVNSRIFADISPGIPDGFRVDVTGNLWISAWDGVQCHTPEGELIGKIQVPEMVANLAFGGPRNNRLFITATTSVYAVFLNVRGQKYPFGM
- a CDS encoding aldehyde dehydrogenase family protein, yielding MNIRFDAVPPLDPKVAAFVGGKHAMLIGGAWLPAASGQSLDVIDPSNGRVIARVPAGDGADVDLAVRAARTAIDGPWSKMVPAERARLIWKLADLIDANVDMLATLNSYESGKPIGDSRNGEVPFTAETFRYYAGWATKINGETMTVNAPGDWHAYTRREPVGVVGQIIPWNFPLSMLAWKVAPALAAGCTIVLKPAEQTPLGALYFGKLVQDAGFPEGVVNILTGFGETVGAAMAAHPDIDKVAFTGSTEVGRLIARAATGNLKKVSLELGGKAPTIVLGDADIDMAVAGASSAAFFNAGQSCGAGTRFFVHKTIYDKVMSGIAGRAEALKLGAGLDPATELGPVVSQQQMERITRLISEGRNDGAEIVTGGARAGDVGYFVKPTVISRTRPDMSVIREEIFGPVACAMPFDDEDLDKLAKDANDTEYGLAASIWTNNLGAAHRLAAKIKSGTVWVNCHNFNDVTMPFGGFKQSGWGRELGEQALQLYTETKTVAIRLP